A DNA window from Hordeum vulgare subsp. vulgare chromosome 1H, MorexV3_pseudomolecules_assembly, whole genome shotgun sequence contains the following coding sequences:
- the LOC123418811 gene encoding cytochrome b561 and DOMON domain-containing protein At3g61750-like, whose product MVRAVVTAAAALAAVLVSVLAPAATAQMDSCSGDLPFVLVGNYSGLACQPVWNNFVLRYHQDKNNVLRVVLSTMYSTGWVGMGFSRDGLMIGSSAMVGWMGKKGLPHIRQFSLRGKSGSKAAVVDRGFLVSNDHDHTVVVQQAKIYVAFQLKFSYRLSHQHIILAFGPGVPVKNKLSKHQDKTSFTFDFTTGKGFADGPFPYGLRRAHGGLNLFAWGILMPIGAILARYFRRMDPLWFYLHVGIQFTAFILGLAGVVAGVALYSKIQADIPAHRGLGIFILFLGILQVLAFFLRPNTDSKYRKYWNWYHHWSGRLVLFFAAVNIVLGIHVGGGHDSWKIGYGFNLAILLVAVIGLEFMLWTRWSKNNASTPTY is encoded by the exons ATGGTGCGTGCGGTGGTCACTGCCGCGGCGGCGCTGGCCGCCGTGCTGGTCTCGGTGCTGGCCCCGGCGGCCACGGCGCAGATGGACAGCTGCAGCGGCGATCTGCCGTTCGTGCTCGTCGGCAACTACTCTGGCCTCGCCTGCCAGCCCGTCTGGAACAACTTCGTGCTCCGG TACCACCAGGACAAGAACAACGTGCTGCGGGTGGTGCTGTCGACCATGTACAGCACGGGGTGGGTGGGGATGGGGTTCTCGCGGGACGGCCTCATGATCGGCTCCAGCGCCATGGTGGGGTGGATGGGCAAGAAGGGGCTCCCCCACATCCGCCAGTTCTCGCTCCGCGGCAAGTCCGGCTCCAAGGCCGCCGTCGTCGACCGGGGCTTCCTCGTCTCCAACGACCACGACCACACCGTCGTCGTGCAGCAGGCCAAGATCTACGTCGCGTTTCAGCTCAAGTTCTCCTACCGCCTCTCCCACCAGCACATCATCCTCGCCTTCGGCCCCGGCGTACCCGTCAAGAACAAGCTCTCCAAGCACCAGGACAAGACCTCCTTCACCTTCGACTTCACAACAG GGAAAGGATTCGCCGACGGGCCCTTCCCCTACGGCCTACGGCGGGCGCACGGAGGGCTCAACCTCTTCGCGTGGGGCATCCTGATGCCCATCGGCGCCATCCTGGCGCGCTACTTCCGGCGCATGGACCCGCTCTGGTTCTACCTCCACGTCGGCATCCAGTTCACCGCCTTCatcctcggcctcgccggagtcGTCGCCGGCGTGGCGCTCTACAGCAAGATCCAGGCCGACATCCCGGCGCACCGTGGCCTCGGCATCTTCATCCTTTTCCTCGGCATCCTGCAG GTTCTGGCCTTCTTCCTGAGGCCCAACACGGACTCCAAGTATCGCAAGTACTGGAACTGGTACCACCACTGGTCGGGCAGGCTGGTGCTCTTCTTCGCCGCCGTCAACATCGTGCTCGGGATCCACGTCGGCGGCGGCCACGACTCGTGGAAGATCGGCTATGGTTTCAACCTCGCCATCCTCCTCGTCGCTGTCATTGGGCTCGAGTTCATGTTATGGACGAGGTGGTCTAAGAACAACGCTTCCACGCCGACGTATTGA